The following proteins are encoded in a genomic region of Spirosoma sp. SC4-14:
- a CDS encoding nucleotidyl transferase AbiEii/AbiGii toxin family protein encodes MVNLQYIKQYYPANLHGFERELLREYLQCVMLQILFDSPLGQKFVFLGGTCLRLVHDNSRFSEDLDFDNLAITASQFDDVAELMEKELTGQGYQVEIQVAGKGAYRCNIRFPEMLYKQGLSNLKEEKILIQLDTEAQRFDFTPDSYILNRFGVFTQLQVTPLDLILAQKCYAVLNRPRNKGRDFYDIVFLLGRNIKPNYAYLEQKVGIKTPTELKERLLAHCEKLDMNEQGRDVAKFLFNPADVRRVTLFTAIIKQSEL; translated from the coding sequence ATGGTTAATCTTCAATACATCAAGCAATATTATCCAGCCAATCTGCACGGGTTTGAACGCGAACTTTTACGCGAATACCTGCAATGCGTGATGTTGCAAATCCTTTTCGACAGTCCACTGGGCCAAAAATTTGTATTCCTGGGAGGAACCTGTTTACGACTGGTGCATGACAACAGCCGGTTTTCGGAGGATTTAGACTTCGATAATTTGGCGATTACAGCCAGTCAGTTTGATGATGTAGCTGAACTGATGGAAAAAGAACTGACAGGGCAAGGCTACCAGGTTGAAATTCAGGTCGCTGGTAAAGGGGCCTATCGCTGTAACATTAGATTTCCTGAAATGCTCTACAAACAGGGATTGTCGAACCTGAAGGAGGAAAAGATATTGATTCAACTCGACACCGAAGCACAACGCTTCGATTTCACCCCTGATAGTTATATTCTCAACCGGTTCGGCGTATTTACGCAGTTGCAGGTAACCCCGCTTGATCTGATCCTAGCCCAAAAATGTTATGCCGTTCTAAACCGGCCCCGCAACAAAGGCCGCGATTTTTACGACATCGTGTTTTTGCTGGGTCGCAACATTAAACCGAACTACGCTTACCTGGAACAGAAAGTTGGCATCAAAACACCCACTGAACTCAAAGAACGATTGTTAGCCCATTGCGAAAAACTGGATATGAATGAACAAGGCCGAGATGTGGCAAAGTTCTTGTTTAATCCGGCTGATGTGCGTCGTGTTACGCTGTTTACTGCTATTATCAAGCAGTCGGAATTATAG
- a CDS encoding ISL3 family transposase, which yields MHSRYYRRLTDLPVVGKSFVWQLKVHKFFCDNDACDQRIFTERFSQHIQPYARWLTNCQGQLKQLGLLAGGQYGSQIGRLFGLFVSGSTLLRRARACPFPIATTPRVLGVDDWAFKKRERYGTILVDLEKRQVIDLLPDRETDTLKSWLNEHPGVEIISRDRASTYALAAAQAAPQAVQVADRWHLLKNLGDAIQRVLETNRPAMKQAAGQSIRWVAGQLGLSRNTVRKYWRWTTYQPKTIRRWSPVLRYEEYLRRRWAEGQRHVKSLHQELVAQGYKGSFRTLYRVVSRFLRDPEPAQPTVRRIDYSPRQVSIWLSRPTEELPSQPVKDYIATLLNVCPSLRLVRDLSLSFKQLMASKQAEKLDEWLARCESTGLDALRQFVRGLRQDYAAVREAFSSGWSNGQVEGQVNRLKTIKRAMYGRAGFELLRIRVVMTSG from the coding sequence ATGCATTCCCGCTACTACCGTCGGTTGACAGACCTGCCTGTTGTTGGTAAATCATTTGTTTGGCAGCTAAAGGTGCATAAGTTCTTTTGTGACAACGATGCTTGTGACCAGCGCATCTTCACCGAGCGGTTCTCCCAACACATTCAGCCCTACGCCCGTTGGCTAACTAACTGTCAGGGACAACTCAAGCAGCTAGGCCTACTCGCTGGTGGGCAATATGGCAGTCAGATAGGCCGTTTATTCGGACTATTCGTCAGTGGGTCAACGCTGTTGCGCCGGGCGCGTGCCTGTCCCTTCCCTATAGCAACCACACCACGAGTGCTGGGCGTGGACGACTGGGCCTTCAAGAAACGTGAGCGATACGGTACGATCTTGGTTGACTTAGAAAAACGGCAGGTTATTGACCTGTTACCAGATCGGGAAACGGACACGCTCAAGTCATGGCTCAACGAACATCCTGGTGTCGAAATTATCAGTCGCGACAGGGCCAGCACCTATGCTTTGGCGGCAGCCCAAGCCGCTCCGCAGGCAGTGCAGGTAGCCGATCGATGGCATTTGCTCAAAAACTTAGGCGATGCGATCCAGAGAGTACTGGAAACGAATCGTCCAGCCATGAAACAGGCGGCTGGCCAGTCCATCCGCTGGGTGGCAGGCCAGTTGGGTTTATCTAGGAATACAGTTCGTAAATATTGGCGATGGACCACTTACCAACCCAAGACAATTCGGCGTTGGTCGCCTGTATTGCGTTACGAAGAATACCTGCGCCGACGATGGGCAGAAGGCCAGCGACATGTTAAAAGCTTGCACCAAGAGTTAGTGGCCCAAGGCTACAAGGGTAGTTTTCGGACGTTATACCGGGTAGTCAGTCGTTTTTTGCGCGACCCGGAACCAGCTCAACCAACAGTACGTCGTATCGACTACTCACCCCGCCAAGTTAGTATCTGGCTATCGCGACCCACTGAGGAATTACCAAGCCAACCGGTTAAAGATTACATCGCTACACTGCTCAATGTCTGCCCATCCTTGCGGTTAGTTCGTGATTTGAGTTTATCCTTCAAGCAATTAATGGCCTCTAAGCAAGCAGAAAAACTTGATGAGTGGCTAGCTCGTTGTGAGTCAACAGGCCTTGATGCCCTACGTCAATTTGTGCGAGGTCTACGTCAGGACTATGCCGCCGTTAGAGAGGCATTTAGCTCAGGGTGGAGCAATGGCCAGGTGGAGGGGCAGGTAAATCGCCTAAAGACGATCAAACGAGCCATGTATGGTCGAGCGGGCTTTGAATTGCTACGGATACGAGTGGTAATGACTTCCGGTTAA
- a CDS encoding IS3 family transposase, translating into MDLFSRRIKGWQVETHMEASLVHKALKKALLGYSIQEQAVVHSDRGGQYIDKDFRLTLRDNRLRQSMSRPDDPYDNAFMESCWSRLKAELIQDGIFQNLDDARPELFEYIECYYNRKRKHSSLGYQSPEQFENEYYLNLSKTKH; encoded by the coding sequence ATGGATTTATTTAGCCGACGAATTAAAGGCTGGCAGGTAGAAACCCATATGGAAGCCTCCTTGGTCCATAAGGCCCTCAAAAAGGCTTTATTGGGTTATTCAATTCAGGAACAAGCGGTTGTCCATTCTGATCGTGGTGGTCAATACATTGACAAAGACTTTCGCTTGACGCTGAGAGATAACAGGTTGCGTCAAAGTATGAGCCGTCCTGACGATCCGTATGATAATGCCTTTATGGAGTCTTGCTGGTCGAGATTGAAAGCAGAATTGATTCAGGATGGTATATTTCAGAATCTGGACGATGCTCGTCCAGAATTATTTGAATACATCGAGTGCTACTATAACCGCAAACGTAAGCACTCCTCGTTGGGGTATCAGAGCCCTGAACAGTTTGAAAATGAGTATTATCTAAATTTATCAAAAACTAAGCACTAA
- a CDS encoding IS3 family transposase, with product MEKKQLAQSVEESFLDHCRRYGSRRLVEELRDQGYQVSRYLVQRLMRQQGLRAIQPRSFVPRTTDSRHDGPFSPNLLLEAPFPTAPGLVLVGDITARAAPLYCPGWW from the coding sequence GTGGAGAAGAAACAGTTAGCCCAATCGGTTGAAGAAAGTTTTCTTGACCATTGCCGACGCTACGGAAGTCGTCGATTAGTCGAAGAGCTTCGCGACCAAGGGTACCAAGTAAGTCGGTACCTGGTTCAGCGACTGATGCGTCAGCAGGGATTACGAGCTATCCAGCCCCGTAGTTTCGTACCACGTACCACCGATAGTCGTCATGATGGCCCATTTAGTCCTAATTTGCTGCTGGAGGCTCCATTTCCAACGGCTCCTGGATTAGTTCTAGTAGGAGACATTACGGCACGGGCCGCCCCGCTATATTGCCCTGGCTGGTGGTGA
- a CDS encoding transposase, whose translation MKEQKNNQPVSRRKYDQDFKTEALRMIANGRSVYQVAQALGVGENLLYRWRSQQQSADGLTKGKEKIDSPLAVENERLRHQVRQLEEERQILKKALAIFSRQT comes from the coding sequence GTGAAAGAACAAAAAAACAACCAACCGGTTTCCCGCCGAAAGTATGATCAAGACTTCAAGACCGAAGCCTTGCGTATGATTGCCAATGGTCGTAGTGTTTACCAAGTTGCTCAAGCGCTGGGCGTTGGTGAGAACTTACTCTATCGCTGGCGTAGCCAACAGCAATCCGCTGATGGATTAACAAAAGGGAAAGAAAAAATAGATAGCCCGCTGGCTGTTGAAAACGAACGATTGCGGCATCAAGTGCGGCAGCTTGAAGAGGAACGGCAGATTTTAAAAAAAGCCTTGGCCATTTTCAGCCGACAGACCTGA
- a CDS encoding nucleotidyl transferase AbiEii/AbiGii toxin family protein: MPASYLHDRKDFLDLLRILEEETGIQAGLIEKDYWIMHVLYGLKKQPFDFELKGGTSLSKGYKIINRFSEDIDIHIKAPVELRVNENPKNTKKQAVEGRKAFYDWLAASIKIEGILSVERDTHFDDTEHYRSGGIRLHYQSQTETIDGVKEGILLEAGFDTVQPNQALTISSWAYDKAITNPKINIIDNRAINIICYHPGYTFVEKLQTIATKFRQEQQGGETRVNFMRQYYDVAQLLENEQVMAFIGSEAYEAHKIARFPKADLAIPIAENEAFLLNDPALRAKFKNRYESTSSLYYKGQPDFLAILTKIQDNLHKM, translated from the coding sequence ATGCCCGCTAGTTATCTGCACGACCGGAAGGATTTCCTGGATTTACTGCGTATCCTTGAAGAGGAAACAGGTATTCAAGCCGGTTTGATTGAAAAGGATTATTGGATCATGCACGTGCTATATGGGTTGAAAAAGCAACCATTCGACTTCGAGCTAAAAGGCGGAACATCCTTATCGAAAGGGTATAAGATCATCAACCGTTTTTCCGAAGATATTGACATCCATATCAAAGCTCCGGTTGAATTACGCGTTAATGAAAATCCGAAAAACACCAAAAAACAGGCCGTCGAAGGCCGGAAAGCATTTTATGACTGGCTGGCTGCCAGCATAAAAATAGAGGGCATTCTATCGGTCGAACGGGATACTCATTTTGATGATACGGAGCATTATCGCAGTGGGGGCATCCGACTGCATTATCAAAGCCAAACTGAAACGATTGACGGCGTCAAAGAAGGGATATTGCTGGAAGCAGGCTTTGATACCGTTCAGCCCAATCAAGCCCTAACGATTTCGTCCTGGGCCTACGACAAAGCCATCACTAATCCCAAAATCAACATCATTGATAATCGCGCCATCAATATCATCTGTTATCATCCTGGGTACACATTCGTAGAGAAACTGCAAACCATCGCGACGAAATTCAGGCAGGAACAGCAAGGCGGAGAGACCCGCGTTAATTTTATGAGGCAGTATTACGACGTTGCCCAATTATTAGAGAATGAGCAAGTGATGGCTTTTATTGGCTCTGAGGCCTATGAAGCACATAAAATAGCGAGGTTTCCCAAAGCAGACTTAGCCATTCCGATAGCCGAGAATGAGGCTTTTCTACTTAACGATCCTGCCTTAAGAGCGAAATTTAAGAACCGCTATGAGAGCACATCATCGTTGTATTATAAGGGGCAACCGGATTTTTTAGCCATTCTGACTAAAATCCAGGACAATTTACACAAGATGTAA
- a CDS encoding DUF6088 family protein, producing MKLDQLKSHLTKGEVYRRADLAQWSKSVDRHVEQLVADGTLQKLAPGMYYVPKETVFGKTPPNEEILVRRFLKDDRFLLTSPNSYNGLGVGTTQLYNKRIVYNHKRHGEFKLGNRNFSFRKKPHFPQKATQEFLLVDLVNNLDTLAEDQDYVLKNVFTKASTMDTNKLKQSVSDYGNVKTKKLFEPFILNSEQSHYAR from the coding sequence ATGAAACTAGACCAACTCAAAAGCCACCTCACGAAAGGGGAAGTCTATCGAAGAGCCGATTTGGCACAATGGTCAAAGTCGGTTGATCGTCATGTCGAGCAACTCGTCGCGGACGGAACGCTGCAAAAACTAGCACCAGGCATGTATTACGTACCTAAAGAAACCGTTTTCGGAAAAACACCCCCAAACGAAGAAATCCTGGTGCGCCGGTTTTTAAAAGATGATCGGTTCCTATTAACCTCCCCCAATAGCTATAATGGCTTGGGAGTCGGAACGACACAGCTTTACAACAAACGCATCGTCTACAATCATAAGCGTCATGGCGAGTTCAAATTGGGTAATCGAAACTTTTCGTTCCGTAAAAAACCACATTTCCCCCAAAAGGCTACCCAGGAATTTTTACTCGTAGACTTGGTTAATAACCTGGACACACTGGCTGAGGATCAAGACTATGTGTTAAAAAATGTGTTTACAAAGGCCTCCACAATGGATACCAACAAGCTGAAACAATCGGTTTCAGATTACGGCAATGTGAAAACAAAGAAGTTATTCGAACCGTTTATCCTGAACAGCGAACAGTCCCATTATGCCCGCTAG
- a CDS encoding integrase arm-type DNA-binding domain-containing protein: MADGEGLYLEVTPYGTKLWRLKYRLHGKEKRISLGAYPAVSVADARKAKDDIKRDLKVGIDPVLKRLQIAQTQALNGQRDFKSMALEWHGKQMPLWKPKHADIIKHRFEKYVFPSLGSFPLADIKPLMMLNCLQKIEKTAPDLSRRMKAACSHVFKYAIATGRAESDPTYGLEAAMKKFKRGHYASISVDEFPQFLVCLTDYQDRIHRQTFLALKLLLLTFVRTSELVEARWDEINFDKAMWVIPAERMKMNLPHIVPLSHQSLAIFRELKKLNAHRDFIFPGYYNPKKPMNKNTMLVAIKRMGYNGKMTGHGFRSLALGILKEKLGYPHDIADRQLAHVPKSSVDRAYDRAQFLPQRTKMMQDYADYIDKAC, encoded by the coding sequence ATGGCAGACGGGGAAGGGCTGTATCTAGAAGTGACGCCGTACGGCACAAAATTATGGCGACTGAAGTATCGGCTGCATGGTAAGGAAAAACGCATTTCACTGGGTGCTTATCCCGCCGTTTCGGTAGCTGATGCCCGTAAGGCCAAAGACGATATTAAACGGGACCTAAAGGTTGGCATTGATCCGGTCTTAAAACGGTTACAAATTGCTCAGACGCAGGCGCTGAACGGCCAACGTGATTTTAAATCGATGGCCCTTGAATGGCACGGGAAACAGATGCCTCTATGGAAGCCCAAACATGCCGACATCATTAAGCATCGTTTTGAGAAGTACGTATTTCCGTCCTTAGGCAGCTTTCCGCTGGCGGATATAAAACCCTTGATGATGCTGAACTGCCTTCAGAAGATCGAAAAAACAGCCCCTGATCTGTCGCGTCGGATGAAGGCCGCCTGTAGCCATGTCTTTAAATATGCCATTGCAACCGGCAGGGCCGAAAGCGACCCCACCTATGGGTTAGAGGCTGCGATGAAAAAATTTAAACGAGGACATTACGCATCTATTTCGGTCGATGAATTTCCCCAATTTCTCGTTTGTCTGACGGATTATCAGGATCGTATTCATCGGCAAACCTTTCTAGCCCTCAAACTATTGCTGCTGACATTCGTGCGTACGAGTGAACTGGTGGAAGCCCGATGGGACGAAATCAATTTTGACAAAGCAATGTGGGTTATTCCAGCGGAACGGATGAAAATGAATCTGCCTCATATCGTTCCCTTGTCGCACCAGTCGCTGGCGATTTTTCGCGAGCTAAAAAAGCTGAATGCGCACCGGGACTTTATCTTTCCCGGTTATTATAACCCGAAAAAACCAATGAACAAAAACACGATGCTGGTTGCCATCAAGCGGATGGGTTATAACGGCAAAATGACGGGTCATGGCTTTCGCTCCCTGGCCTTAGGCATTTTAAAAGAAAAATTGGGCTACCCGCATGACATTGCGGATCGGCAACTGGCGCACGTTCCAAAGAGCAGTGTTGACCGAGCGTATGACCGCGCCCAATTTTTGCCGCAACGGACAAAAATGATGCAGGACTATGCGGATTATATCGACAAGGCATGCTAA
- a CDS encoding helix-turn-helix domain-containing protein codes for MPTTNETLLDRKEAAKYLRISPNTLAVWDCTKRYDLKPLKVGRSVRYRRSELDKFIERQLQQ; via the coding sequence ATGCCGACGACGAATGAAACGCTGTTGGATCGAAAAGAAGCTGCCAAATACCTCCGCATTTCTCCAAACACGTTGGCCGTATGGGATTGCACAAAACGCTATGATCTGAAACCGCTCAAAGTAGGCCGATCAGTACGCTATCGCCGGTCGGAGTTGGACAAGTTCATTGAACGCCAACTTCAGCAGTAA
- a CDS encoding toprim domain-containing protein, giving the protein MRRSPVNIDQAKAVAIVDILGRLGIHPKRTTTGKVLYLSPVRKEKTPSFWVDTKTNRWHDYGDGRGGDVVDLVSAYLQFTREAHTVSDALRWITNMGVAAYTITPIYRPDEPLNHDDGSLLLKSKRSIQHVGLMHYLDKRGIPLPIARPHLKELRVQNTQTNKYFTALGFPNEDGGFELRNPFFKGCLRPKAISFVRGKVPKPEGIHLFEGFMDYLSVVAQLKGNGLADDAIILNSVSCLKQAIPYMQNYGYRLAYSWMDNDEAGAKAATVLSEFCQTQADLRHTPMNKVYAPHKDVNVWHTHKLNLTV; this is encoded by the coding sequence TTGAGGAGATCGCCCGTGAACATCGATCAGGCGAAGGCAGTCGCTATTGTCGACATTTTAGGTCGATTGGGCATTCATCCCAAACGAACAACGACGGGGAAAGTACTTTATCTATCACCCGTGCGGAAGGAAAAAACACCCAGTTTTTGGGTCGATACCAAGACCAATCGTTGGCACGACTACGGCGACGGACGCGGAGGAGATGTTGTGGATTTAGTATCGGCATATCTACAGTTCACGCGCGAAGCGCATACTGTATCGGATGCCTTGCGCTGGATTACCAATATGGGTGTTGCTGCATATACTATTACACCCATTTATCGGCCTGACGAGCCTCTAAACCATGATGATGGATCGTTGCTGCTGAAATCAAAACGATCTATTCAACATGTAGGACTGATGCATTATCTGGACAAGCGCGGTATTCCACTTCCGATTGCTCGTCCCCATCTCAAGGAACTTCGCGTTCAGAATACACAGACGAATAAGTATTTTACCGCGCTTGGTTTTCCCAATGAAGATGGTGGCTTTGAACTCCGCAATCCCTTCTTTAAAGGCTGTTTACGGCCTAAAGCCATCAGCTTTGTTCGTGGGAAAGTGCCTAAACCCGAAGGTATACACCTATTTGAAGGCTTCATGGATTACCTGTCGGTCGTTGCGCAGTTAAAAGGGAATGGCCTTGCCGATGATGCTATCATTCTTAATTCAGTATCCTGCCTGAAACAGGCTATCCCTTATATGCAGAATTACGGCTATCGCCTCGCTTATAGCTGGATGGATAACGACGAGGCCGGAGCCAAAGCCGCTACTGTTTTATCTGAATTCTGCCAGACACAAGCCGATTTACGGCATACGCCCATGAACAAAGTTTATGCTCCGCACAAAGATGTCAATGTATGGCATACGCACAAACTCAATTTGACTGTGTGA
- a CDS encoding JAB domain-containing protein: protein MRWPMSQLNIQSLFTVNEVEISYRNKTPYQDRIQITRSATAYEILHQAWDENKLELLEQFKILLLDRKNNCLAISDISTGGMSACIVDPKVIFVTALKANASGIILAHNHPSGNLQPSPQDLALTRKLSDGGKLLDIAILDHLIVTPRSYYSFADEGCMPR, encoded by the coding sequence GTGAGGTGGCCTATGTCGCAACTCAACATTCAATCGTTGTTTACGGTCAATGAAGTTGAAATCAGCTACCGCAACAAAACACCGTATCAGGATCGGATTCAAATTACGCGCTCCGCAACGGCTTACGAAATTCTGCATCAGGCGTGGGACGAGAATAAATTGGAACTGCTGGAACAGTTCAAGATTCTGCTGTTGGACCGCAAGAACAACTGTCTGGCGATTTCCGACATTTCCACGGGCGGCATGAGTGCCTGCATCGTTGACCCGAAAGTAATTTTTGTAACAGCACTCAAAGCCAATGCGTCCGGTATTATTCTAGCGCACAACCATCCCTCCGGTAATCTACAACCTAGCCCACAGGATTTAGCCTTGACGCGAAAACTATCTGATGGCGGCAAGTTACTCGACATTGCCATACTGGATCATCTGATCGTCACACCGCGCAGTTATTACTCATTTGCTGACGAAGGGTGCATGCCGCGCTAG
- a CDS encoding zincin-like metallopeptidase domain-containing protein — protein MTKPITRKTTSATTGQTQDDIYARVTSKILTDLENGNLSWRKPWHSEHMTNQVMQPLRWNDIPYTGINTLILWNAASDQGFTSPYWMTFKQATDMKASVRKGEKGTQIVYADKFTKEEEDANGDLKSSQIPFLKSYTVFNASQIEGLSDGFYKTPEPVVINGQARDPKLEGFFAQTKADIYTGSKACYTQSTDRIQMPPFESFETAMRYYAVLAHEICHWTKPPHRLNRDFGKKHYGDEGYAKEELTAELGACFLAADLGFEPQPEEHHAAYIQSWLHVLKDDKRFIFQAASHAQKAVEYIYALQSPRP, from the coding sequence ATGACCAAACCGATTACCCGCAAAACTACGTCAGCCACTACCGGACAAACTCAGGACGATATTTACGCCCGCGTCACCTCCAAGATTCTGACCGATCTTGAAAACGGCAATCTCTCGTGGCGCAAGCCTTGGCATTCCGAACACATGACCAATCAGGTGATGCAACCTTTACGTTGGAATGATATTCCCTATACCGGCATCAATACGCTCATTCTCTGGAATGCCGCCAGCGATCAAGGCTTTACCTCTCCCTATTGGATGACTTTTAAACAGGCCACCGATATGAAGGCATCTGTCCGCAAAGGCGAGAAGGGCACCCAAATTGTCTATGCCGATAAATTCACCAAAGAAGAGGAAGATGCCAATGGCGACCTCAAATCCAGCCAGATTCCCTTTCTTAAATCGTATACCGTCTTCAATGCGTCTCAGATCGAAGGCTTGTCCGATGGTTTCTATAAAACCCCTGAGCCCGTTGTTATCAACGGACAAGCGCGTGATCCGAAACTCGAAGGTTTCTTTGCTCAAACGAAAGCCGACATTTATACCGGTTCCAAAGCGTGTTACACCCAGAGCACCGACCGCATCCAAATGCCACCGTTCGAAAGCTTTGAAACGGCTATGCGCTATTACGCTGTTTTAGCGCATGAAATTTGCCACTGGACGAAACCGCCACACCGCTTGAATCGTGACTTCGGTAAAAAACACTATGGCGATGAAGGGTACGCTAAAGAAGAACTGACAGCCGAGCTAGGAGCCTGCTTTCTGGCCGCTGATCTTGGCTTTGAACCGCAGCCGGAAGAACATCATGCGGCTTATATCCAGTCCTGGCTGCATGTGCTCAAGGATGACAAACGATTTATCTTTCAGGCCGCATCCCACGCGCAAAAGGCGGTTGAATACATTTATGCCCTGCAAAGCCCTCGCCCTTGA
- a CDS encoding transposase codes for MATTKRKRNTARAAPFYGFKIQLIIDENCLPVDYFVLAGSFADVTALQSMSIHLPAGSELYGDKGYTDYQQEDLYAEHEQIFLRIHRKTNSHRPDAAWDVFLKNHFRKPIEGVFNQITDLFPRSIHAVTAKGFLLKVFLFLLAYTFDGLTPDLL; via the coding sequence ATGGCTACAACGAAGCGAAAAAGGAATACCGCGCGGGCGGCCCCGTTCTACGGTTTTAAGATTCAGCTTATTATCGATGAAAACTGCTTACCCGTTGATTATTTTGTGCTTGCAGGCAGTTTTGCTGATGTAACGGCTCTTCAGTCGATGAGTATTCATCTACCAGCGGGTAGTGAACTCTATGGAGACAAAGGCTATACTGACTACCAACAGGAGGATTTGTACGCTGAGCATGAACAGATTTTTCTGCGAATTCATCGTAAAACGAATAGCCATCGACCCGATGCTGCTTGGGATGTGTTTCTAAAGAATCACTTTCGCAAACCCATCGAAGGGGTATTTAATCAAATCACTGACTTATTTCCCCGCAGTATTCATGCAGTGACGGCTAAAGGGTTCCTGTTGAAAGTGTTTTTGTTTCTTTTGGCATACACCTTTGATGGACTCACACCAGATCTGCTATAA